From a region of the Scyliorhinus torazame isolate Kashiwa2021f chromosome 15, sScyTor2.1, whole genome shotgun sequence genome:
- the LOC140391600 gene encoding gap junction alpha-8 protein-like isoform X1, with the protein MGDWSFLGNILEEVNEHSTVIGRVWLTVLFIFRILILGTAAEFVWGDEQSDFVCNTQQPGCENVCYDEAFPISHIRLWVLQIIFVSTPSLVYVGHAVHHVRMEEKRKEREEEMNRQQEMNAERLPLAPDEGIKESCKTNKKFRLEGTLLRTYICHIIFKTIFEVGFVVGQCFLYGFRILPLYRCGRWPCPNLVDCFVSRPTEKTVFVIFMLAVASVSLFLNFVEISHLGWKKIRFAFREPSQQNVDYPPQKPFHSISVASVQKAKGYKLLEEDKPVTHFFPMTEVGVDVSPAPFISYQEKPRSDAQVEDLVKVYNETLLSYEQQEEPEVEPQTEPESQVEPELVPESESEPLAKPEEGEKTEAEPPTATSESLADTRPLSRLSKASSRARSDDLTV; encoded by the coding sequence ATGGGTGATTGGAGTTTCCTTGGAAATATTTTGGAAGAAGTTAATGAACATTCCACTGTAATAGGAAGAGTCTGGTTGACAGTGCTGTTTATTTTTCGAATCCTAATCCTTGGCACGGCTGCCGAATTCGTGTGGGGAGATGAACAGTCAGATTTTGTTTGCAACACCCAACAGCCAGGTTGTGAGAATGTCTGTTACGATGAAGCTTTTCCCATCTCCCACATAAGACTATGGGTTCTCCAAATTATCTTCGTTTCCACACCATCCTTGGTCTACGTCGGCCACGCGGTTCATCACGTAAGGATGGAGGAAAAGAgaaaagagagggaggaagagatgaACAGACAGCAAGAGATGAACGCCGAGAGGCTGCCTTTGGCTCCCGACGAGGGTATTAAAGAATCCTGCAAGACAAACAAGAAGTTCCGCCTGGAAGGCACGCTGCTGAGAACCTATATCTGCCACATCATCTTCAAGACCATTTTTGAAGTTGGTTTTGTGGTTGGTCAATGTTTCCTCTACGGATTCCGCATCTTACCATTGTATCGCTGCGGTAGATGGCCTTGCCCCAATCTTGTTGATTGCTTTGTGTCCAGACCGACTGAGAAAACAGTTTTTGTCATTTTCATGCTCGCTGTAGCTTCAGTGTCTCTGTTCCTGAATTTTGTAGAGATAAGTCACCTGGGTTGGAAGAAGATCAGGTTTGCATTCCGGGAACCATCCCAACAGAATGTAGACTATCCACCCCAGAAGCCATTCCACTCCATCAGCGTGGCCTCTGTGCAGAAAGCCAAAGGTTACAAACTCCTGGAAGAAGACAAACCAGTGACCCATTTCTTCCCCATGACAGAGGTTGGAGTAGATGTGAGCCCAGCACCTTTCATCAGTTACCAAGAGAAACCAAGAAGTGATGCTCAGGTGGAAGATCTGGTTAAGGTCTACAACGAGACGCTGCTATCCTATGAGCAACAAGAAGAGCCTGAAGTAGAACCACAAACAGAACCAGAATCACAGGTAGAACCAGAACTGGTACCAGAATCAGAATCTGAACCACTGGCAAAACCAGAAGAGGGTGAAAAGACGGAGGCAGAGCCGCCAACAGCAACCAGCGAAAGCCTAGCGGACACAAGGCCATTGAGCAGGTTAAGTAAAGCGAGTAGCAGAGCTCGGTCTGACGATTTAACTGTATGA
- the LOC140391600 gene encoding gap junction alpha-8 protein-like isoform X2 — MGDWSFLGNILEEVNEHSTVIGRVWLTVLFIFRILILGTAAEFVWGDEQSDFVCNTQQPGCENVCYDEAFPISHIRLWVLQIIFVSTPSLVYVGHAVHHVRMEEKRKEREEEMNRQQEMNAERLPLAPDEGIKESCKTNKKFRLEGTLLRTYICHIIFKTIFEVGFVVGQCFLYGFRILPLYRCGRWPCPNLVDCFVSRPTEKTVFVIFMLAVASVSLFLNFVEISHLGWKKIRFAFREPSQQNVDYPPQKPFHSISVASVQKAKGYKLLEEDKPVTHFFPMTEVGVDVSPAPFISYQEKPRSDAQVEDLVKVYNETLLSYEQQEEPEVEPQTEPESQVEPELVPESESEPLAKPEEGEKTEAEPPTATSESLADTRPLSRDPGRCQ, encoded by the exons ATGGGTGATTGGAGTTTCCTTGGAAATATTTTGGAAGAAGTTAATGAACATTCCACTGTAATAGGAAGAGTCTGGTTGACAGTGCTGTTTATTTTTCGAATCCTAATCCTTGGCACGGCTGCCGAATTCGTGTGGGGAGATGAACAGTCAGATTTTGTTTGCAACACCCAACAGCCAGGTTGTGAGAATGTCTGTTACGATGAAGCTTTTCCCATCTCCCACATAAGACTATGGGTTCTCCAAATTATCTTCGTTTCCACACCATCCTTGGTCTACGTCGGCCACGCGGTTCATCACGTAAGGATGGAGGAAAAGAgaaaagagagggaggaagagatgaACAGACAGCAAGAGATGAACGCCGAGAGGCTGCCTTTGGCTCCCGACGAGGGTATTAAAGAATCCTGCAAGACAAACAAGAAGTTCCGCCTGGAAGGCACGCTGCTGAGAACCTATATCTGCCACATCATCTTCAAGACCATTTTTGAAGTTGGTTTTGTGGTTGGTCAATGTTTCCTCTACGGATTCCGCATCTTACCATTGTATCGCTGCGGTAGATGGCCTTGCCCCAATCTTGTTGATTGCTTTGTGTCCAGACCGACTGAGAAAACAGTTTTTGTCATTTTCATGCTCGCTGTAGCTTCAGTGTCTCTGTTCCTGAATTTTGTAGAGATAAGTCACCTGGGTTGGAAGAAGATCAGGTTTGCATTCCGGGAACCATCCCAACAGAATGTAGACTATCCACCCCAGAAGCCATTCCACTCCATCAGCGTGGCCTCTGTGCAGAAAGCCAAAGGTTACAAACTCCTGGAAGAAGACAAACCAGTGACCCATTTCTTCCCCATGACAGAGGTTGGAGTAGATGTGAGCCCAGCACCTTTCATCAGTTACCAAGAGAAACCAAGAAGTGATGCTCAGGTGGAAGATCTGGTTAAGGTCTACAACGAGACGCTGCTATCCTATGAGCAACAAGAAGAGCCTGAAGTAGAACCACAAACAGAACCAGAATCACAGGTAGAACCAGAACTGGTACCAGAATCAGAATCTGAACCACTGGCAAAACCAGAAGAGGGTGAAAAGACGGAGGCAGAGCCGCCAACAGCAACCAGCGAAAGCCTAGCGGACACAAGGCCATTGAGCAG GGATCCTGGAAGATGCCAGTAA